A window of Sphingomonas adhaesiva contains these coding sequences:
- a CDS encoding oxidoreductase — protein sequence MEDRIGVGLVGYGYAGRTFHAALIAGVTALDLRAVVSRRADEVRRDWPAVTVHADIDAMLADPAIGLVVVATPNDTHAPLACAALRAGRHVVVDKPFALDLAQARAVIEVAEAAGRQLFVFHNRRWDSDFLTISAAIAEGVIGEVRHWESHFDRFRPAVRDRWREHDAPGAGVWFDLGPHLIDQALLLFGLPDGVLASLARQRDGAAVDDWAHVVLLYGERRVVLHAGSLVAGGTHRFVAHGTRGSLVKHGADRQEAQLVAGARAGGAGWGEDPDPLIVIDSEGEKRERAAVPGDQRAFYRAVAGAIAGQATSPVHPVEALAVMAVLIAAQTSAREGRVCAPDLLADERNRWEQRGVTP from the coding sequence GTGGAGGATCGCATCGGGGTCGGGCTGGTCGGTTACGGCTATGCCGGGCGGACGTTCCACGCAGCCCTGATCGCCGGGGTGACCGCGCTCGACCTGCGCGCGGTGGTGTCGCGTCGCGCGGACGAGGTCCGGCGCGACTGGCCGGCGGTGACGGTCCACGCCGACATCGACGCCATGCTGGCCGACCCGGCGATCGGGCTGGTCGTGGTGGCGACGCCGAACGACACGCATGCCCCGCTGGCGTGCGCGGCGCTCCGGGCGGGCAGGCATGTCGTCGTCGACAAGCCGTTCGCGCTGGATCTGGCACAGGCGCGCGCGGTGATCGAGGTCGCGGAGGCGGCAGGGCGGCAGCTGTTCGTCTTCCACAACCGGCGGTGGGACAGCGACTTCCTGACCATATCGGCGGCGATCGCGGAGGGCGTGATCGGCGAGGTGCGGCATTGGGAGTCGCATTTCGACCGCTTTCGCCCCGCGGTACGCGATCGCTGGCGCGAGCATGACGCGCCGGGGGCGGGGGTGTGGTTCGACCTGGGGCCGCACCTGATCGATCAGGCGCTGCTGCTCTTCGGTCTGCCCGACGGCGTGCTGGCGTCGCTGGCGCGACAGCGCGACGGCGCGGCGGTCGACGACTGGGCGCATGTCGTCCTTCTGTATGGCGAGCGCCGCGTCGTCCTGCATGCGGGGTCGCTGGTGGCCGGCGGCACGCACCGCTTCGTGGCGCACGGGACGCGCGGCAGCCTGGTCAAGCACGGCGCCGATCGACAGGAGGCGCAACTGGTCGCCGGGGCGCGCGCCGGCGGCGCGGGTTGGGGCGAGGACCCCGATCCGCTGATCGTCATCGATTCCGAGGGGGAGAAGCGGGAGCGCGCGGCGGTGCCGGGGGATCAACGCGCCTTCTACCGCGCCGTGGCGGGGGCGATCGCGGGACAGGCGACGAGCCCGGTCCATCCGGTCGAGGCGCTGGCGGTGATGGCGGTGCTGATCGCGGCACAGACATCGGCGCGCGAGGGGCGGGTGTGCGCGCCCGACCTGCTGGCGGACGAGCGGAACCGATGGGAGCAGCGCGGCGTCACGCCTTGA
- the gcvT gene encoding glycine cleavage system aminomethyltransferase GcvT translates to MSDAATDPDDGFEPIEILTLPLDAWHRARGGRMVEFAGYHMPVQYDGIMAEHLWTRESAGLFDVSHMGQLTVTGEGVVAALETLMPADIAGLAMNRARYSLLLDDNGGILDDLMLTRQSEEQVYMVVNGATKYDDIAHMIDRLPDDVTLNLMEDHALLAVQGPQAVAAVARVIPGVEAMVFMQAGAFEWNGHALWISRSGYTGEDGVEISVPADAAEALADALVAQPEIRPIGLGARDSLRLEAGLPLYGHDLDPETTPVMADLGFALFKRRREAADFPGAERILAEREQGAVSKRVGLLVEGRQPVREGASVVDGDGSTVGRVTSGGFAPSVGAPIAMAYLPAAMAVPGTTVQLVQRGKVHHATVTAMPFVPHRYFRGVK, encoded by the coding sequence ATGAGCGACGCGGCCACCGACCCCGACGACGGCTTCGAACCGATCGAGATCCTGACGCTGCCGCTGGACGCGTGGCACCGCGCGCGCGGCGGACGGATGGTCGAGTTCGCCGGCTATCACATGCCGGTCCAGTACGACGGCATCATGGCCGAGCATCTGTGGACGCGCGAGAGCGCCGGGCTGTTCGACGTCAGCCACATGGGGCAGCTGACCGTCACCGGCGAGGGCGTGGTGGCGGCGCTGGAGACGCTGATGCCCGCGGACATCGCCGGGCTGGCGATGAACCGTGCGCGCTATTCGCTGCTGCTGGACGACAACGGCGGCATCCTGGACGACCTGATGCTGACGCGGCAGTCGGAGGAGCAGGTCTATATGGTGGTCAACGGCGCCACCAAATACGACGACATCGCCCATATGATCGATCGTCTGCCCGACGACGTGACGCTGAACCTGATGGAGGACCATGCGCTGCTGGCGGTGCAGGGGCCGCAGGCGGTCGCAGCGGTCGCGCGCGTGATCCCCGGCGTCGAGGCGATGGTGTTCATGCAGGCGGGCGCGTTCGAGTGGAACGGGCATGCGCTGTGGATCAGCCGGTCGGGCTATACCGGCGAGGACGGCGTCGAGATTTCGGTGCCCGCGGACGCCGCGGAGGCGCTGGCGGACGCACTGGTCGCGCAGCCGGAGATCAGGCCGATCGGCCTTGGTGCGCGCGATTCGCTGCGGCTGGAGGCGGGGTTGCCGCTGTACGGCCACGACCTCGACCCCGAAACGACGCCGGTGATGGCGGATCTGGGCTTCGCGCTGTTCAAGCGGCGGCGCGAGGCGGCGGATTTCCCCGGCGCGGAGCGCATTCTGGCGGAACGCGAGCAGGGCGCGGTGTCGAAGCGCGTCGGCCTGCTGGTCGAAGGGCGGCAGCCGGTGCGCGAGGGCGCCAGCGTGGTGGACGGCGACGGCAGCACCGTGGGCCGCGTCACCTCCGGGGGATTCGCCCCCAGCGTCGGCGCACCGATCGCGATGGCCTATCTGCCCGCGGCGATGGCCGTGCCGGGCACCACCGTTCAGTTGGTGCAGCGCGGAAAGGTCCATCACGCGACCGTCACCGCGATGCCGTTCGTTCCCCACCGTTACTTCCGAGGAGTGAAGTGA
- a CDS encoding PQQ-dependent sugar dehydrogenase: protein MARERTSVVLHRIAFVAALSVASACSGEDTATPAPTPSASTPAPTPSATSGALPFATAAVADFDQPWAMTFLPDGRMLVTEKRGDLLLVSADGRTRRTVATLPVDAAGQGGLMDVVLAPDFATSGRVYFSYSAAGEGGKGVVLARGRLDTSTAGGERLQSIEALWRASPLVDGNGHYSGRIAFSPDGRYLFFTAGDRQKFTPAQDKGGTLGKVLRLTPDGQPAPGNPLAAQGFKPEVWSYGHRNLLGIAFDAQGNLWEQEMGPKGGDEVNLILPGRNYGWPNVSNGSHYDGRDIPDHAAGDGYEAPKVWWNPAISPAGLMIYSGNLFPQWKGDAFIGGLSSQSLVRVDVNGTSATKGDQWSMGARIREVEQGPDGAIWVLEDGADGSQGRLLKLTPRG, encoded by the coding sequence ATGGCGCGGGAGAGGACATCCGTCGTGTTGCACCGCATCGCCTTCGTCGCCGCCCTGAGTGTCGCCAGCGCTTGCTCCGGCGAGGATACCGCGACACCCGCGCCGACGCCCAGTGCCTCGACGCCGGCGCCGACTCCGTCCGCCACCTCCGGCGCCTTGCCCTTCGCTACCGCGGCGGTGGCCGATTTCGATCAGCCGTGGGCGATGACCTTCCTGCCCGATGGCCGCATGCTGGTGACGGAGAAGCGCGGCGACCTGCTGCTCGTATCGGCGGATGGACGCACCCGCCGCACCGTGGCGACGCTCCCCGTCGACGCGGCGGGACAGGGCGGGTTGATGGACGTCGTCCTGGCGCCCGATTTCGCGACGAGTGGGCGTGTGTACTTCAGCTATTCGGCCGCCGGAGAGGGCGGCAAGGGCGTCGTGCTGGCGCGCGGACGGCTCGACACGTCCACGGCGGGTGGCGAGCGGTTGCAGTCGATCGAGGCGCTGTGGCGCGCATCGCCGCTGGTCGACGGAAACGGCCATTATTCGGGGCGGATCGCCTTCTCCCCCGATGGACGATATCTGTTCTTCACCGCGGGCGATCGGCAGAAATTCACACCGGCACAGGACAAGGGCGGGACGCTGGGCAAGGTGTTGCGCCTGACCCCGGATGGTCAGCCCGCGCCCGGCAATCCGCTCGCCGCGCAAGGCTTCAAGCCCGAGGTGTGGAGCTACGGCCACCGCAACCTGCTCGGCATCGCATTCGATGCGCAGGGGAACCTGTGGGAGCAGGAGATGGGGCCCAAGGGCGGGGACGAGGTCAATCTGATCCTGCCGGGACGTAATTACGGCTGGCCGAACGTGTCCAACGGCTCGCATTACGACGGGCGCGACATTCCCGATCATGCTGCGGGCGACGGCTATGAAGCGCCCAAGGTCTGGTGGAATCCGGCGATTTCCCCCGCCGGGCTGATGATCTACTCGGGCAACCTGTTCCCGCAATGGAAGGGCGATGCGTTCATCGGCGGGCTGTCGTCGCAATCGTTGGTGCGCGTCGATGTGAACGGTACGTCCGCGACCAAGGGCGATCAATGGTCGATGGGCGCGCGCATCCGCGAGGTCGAGCAGGGGCCCGACGGCGCCATCTGGGTATTGGAGGACGGCGCCGATGGGTCGCAGGGACGGCTGCTGAAGCTAACGCCGCGCGGCTAG
- a CDS encoding MFS transporter — protein MATAIADRTQVPVGLIHVSLAVGGFAIGTTEFATMSLLPDLARDLRVDAPTAGHVISAYALGVVVGAPALAVLGATMARRTLLIVLMAMFAFGNAMSALAPSYGMMLLFRFLSGLPHGAYFGIATLVAASLVDQGRRTQAVARVLLGLTVATVVGVPVANLLGQSVGWRASFLVVAGLAALTATLVALFAPRDRADSSASPLRELTALRRPQVWLTLGIGAIGFGGLFAVYTYLADTMLAVTGVGPRTVPFALMLFGVGMTAGNLIVPKLADRALLPTAAGLLAWSAVSLALWPLAAPHLATVMVAMVAIGMGGSLGTVLQTRLMDVAGDAQGLAAALNHSAFNTANALGPWLGGLAIAAGYGWTSTGWVGAGLALGGLSMLAVSWGLERRG, from the coding sequence ATGGCCACCGCCATCGCCGACCGGACGCAGGTGCCGGTCGGCCTGATCCATGTGTCGCTCGCCGTCGGCGGTTTCGCGATCGGGACGACCGAATTCGCGACGATGAGCCTGCTGCCCGACCTGGCGCGCGACCTGAGGGTGGACGCGCCGACCGCGGGGCACGTCATCAGCGCCTATGCGCTGGGTGTGGTGGTCGGTGCGCCGGCGCTGGCGGTGCTGGGGGCGACGATGGCGCGGCGCACGCTGCTGATCGTGCTGATGGCGATGTTTGCGTTCGGCAATGCGATGTCCGCGCTGGCGCCGTCCTATGGCATGATGCTGCTCTTCCGGTTCCTGAGCGGGCTGCCGCATGGTGCGTATTTCGGGATCGCGACGCTGGTCGCGGCCTCGCTGGTGGATCAGGGGCGGCGGACGCAGGCGGTCGCGCGCGTGCTGCTGGGGCTGACGGTGGCAACGGTCGTCGGGGTTCCGGTCGCCAACCTGCTGGGGCAGTCGGTCGGCTGGCGTGCGTCGTTCCTGGTGGTGGCGGGGCTGGCGGCGTTGACCGCGACGCTGGTGGCGCTGTTCGCGCCGCGCGACCGCGCCGATTCGTCGGCAAGCCCGCTGCGCGAGCTGACCGCGCTGCGCCGGCCGCAGGTGTGGCTGACGCTGGGCATCGGCGCGATCGGGTTCGGCGGGCTGTTCGCGGTCTATACCTATCTGGCGGATACGATGCTGGCGGTGACGGGGGTGGGACCGCGGACGGTGCCGTTCGCGCTGATGCTGTTCGGCGTCGGGATGACCGCGGGCAACCTGATCGTGCCGAAGCTGGCGGACCGCGCGCTGCTGCCGACCGCGGCGGGGCTGCTGGCGTGGAGCGCGGTATCGCTGGCGCTGTGGCCGCTCGCCGCGCCGCATCTGGCGACCGTGATGGTGGCGATGGTCGCGATCGGCATGGGCGGCTCGCTGGGGACGGTGCTCCAGACGCGACTGATGGACGTGGCGGGCGATGCGCAGGGGCTGGCGGCGGCGCTGAACCATTCGGCGTTCAACACCGCCAACGCGCTGGGGCCTTGGCTGGGCGGGCTGGCGATCGCGGCGGGCTATGGCTGGACCTCGACCGGGTGGGTCGGGGCGGGGCTGGCGCTGGGCGGGCTGTCGATGCTGGCGGTGTCGTGGGGCCTGGAGCGGCGGGGGTGA
- a CDS encoding SDR family NAD(P)-dependent oxidoreductase — protein sequence MKLDNTVSAVITGGASGLGAATARVLAAKGVKVALFDLNEEKGEALAQELGGVFCKVNVTDEASVDAGFEKARAAIGQERILVNCAGTGNAIKTASRSKEDGSIKHFPLDAFNMIIQINLVGTFRCIAKSAAGMMTLDPTEDGDRGAIVNTASVAAEDGQIGQAAYSASKGGVVGMTLPIARDLMSEAIRVNTILPGIFNTPLLAAAPQNVKDALGAQVPFPKRLGNPEEYASLALTMIENCYFNGEDVRLDGAIRMAPR from the coding sequence ATGAAGCTCGACAACACCGTTTCCGCCGTCATCACCGGCGGCGCCTCCGGCCTCGGCGCCGCGACCGCGCGCGTGCTCGCCGCCAAGGGCGTGAAGGTCGCGCTGTTCGACCTGAACGAGGAAAAGGGCGAGGCGCTGGCGCAGGAACTGGGCGGCGTGTTCTGCAAGGTCAACGTGACCGACGAAGCGTCGGTCGACGCCGGCTTCGAAAAGGCGCGCGCCGCGATCGGTCAGGAGCGCATCCTGGTGAATTGCGCCGGCACCGGCAACGCGATCAAGACCGCCAGCCGCAGCAAGGAAGACGGCAGCATCAAGCACTTCCCGCTCGATGCCTTCAACATGATTATCCAGATCAACCTGGTCGGTACGTTCCGCTGCATCGCCAAGTCGGCAGCCGGCATGATGACGCTCGACCCGACCGAGGACGGCGACCGCGGCGCGATCGTCAACACCGCATCGGTCGCGGCGGAGGACGGCCAGATCGGCCAGGCCGCCTATTCCGCGTCGAAGGGCGGCGTCGTCGGCATGACCCTGCCGATCGCGCGCGACCTGATGAGCGAGGCGATCCGCGTCAACACCATCCTGCCCGGCATCTTCAACACGCCGCTGCTGGCCGCCGCGCCGCAGAACGTGAAGGACGCGCTGGGTGCGCAGGTGCCGTTTCCGAAGCGTCTGGGCAATCCGGAAGAATACGCCAGCCTCGCGCTCACGATGATCGAGAACTGCTATTTCAACGGCGAGGACGTGCGCCTCGACGGCGCGATCCGCATGGCGCCGCGTTGA
- a CDS encoding acetyl-CoA C-acetyltransferase: MAEAYIVEAVRTAGGRRGGKLAGVHPVDLAAQVLDAVIERSGIPGEAVEDVVMGCVSQGGEQAGQVGRNAVLAAKKLPQSVPAVTIDRQCGSSQQAIQFAAQAVMSGTQDVVIAAGVESMTRVPMGSTYKLFYDAGLGKNKSPGLEEKYPGINFNQFAGAEMIAKKYGFTREQLDDFSLNSHRKAVAATQGGKFKDEIVPIEVETPEGKEHHTADEGIRYDASAEGMAGVKKLSEEGVLTAASSSQICDGASAVLIVSEEALKKYDLKPLARIKSLTVTAGDPVVMLEEPLFATDKALAKAGLTIDDIDLYEVNEAFASVPMAWLHHTKADPSKLNVNGGAIALGHPLGASGTKLMATLVHELRRRGGKYGLQTMCEGGGVANVTIIENVDA; the protein is encoded by the coding sequence ATGGCCGAAGCCTATATCGTCGAAGCGGTGCGCACGGCTGGTGGACGTCGCGGCGGCAAACTCGCCGGCGTGCACCCGGTCGATTTGGCGGCACAGGTGCTCGACGCCGTGATCGAGCGCTCGGGGATTCCGGGCGAAGCGGTCGAGGACGTGGTGATGGGCTGCGTCAGCCAGGGCGGCGAACAGGCCGGCCAGGTCGGCCGCAACGCCGTCCTCGCCGCCAAGAAGCTGCCGCAGAGCGTCCCAGCGGTCACGATCGACCGTCAGTGCGGCAGTTCGCAGCAGGCGATCCAGTTCGCCGCGCAGGCGGTGATGTCGGGCACGCAGGACGTGGTGATCGCGGCGGGCGTGGAGAGCATGACCCGCGTGCCGATGGGCTCGACCTACAAATTGTTCTACGATGCCGGTCTGGGCAAGAACAAGTCGCCGGGGCTGGAGGAGAAGTATCCTGGCATCAACTTCAACCAGTTCGCCGGTGCGGAGATGATCGCCAAGAAGTACGGCTTCACCCGCGAACAGCTCGACGACTTCTCGCTCAACTCGCACCGCAAGGCCGTCGCCGCGACGCAGGGCGGCAAGTTCAAGGACGAGATCGTTCCGATCGAGGTCGAGACGCCCGAGGGCAAGGAACATCACACCGCTGACGAGGGCATCCGCTACGACGCCTCCGCAGAGGGCATGGCCGGCGTGAAGAAGCTGTCCGAAGAGGGCGTGCTGACCGCGGCCTCCTCCAGCCAGATCTGCGACGGCGCCTCCGCCGTGCTGATCGTCAGCGAGGAAGCGCTCAAGAAGTACGATCTGAAGCCGCTGGCGAGGATCAAGTCGCTCACCGTCACCGCGGGCGACCCCGTCGTCATGCTGGAGGAACCGCTGTTCGCGACCGACAAGGCGCTGGCGAAGGCGGGCCTGACGATCGACGACATCGACCTGTACGAGGTGAACGAAGCGTTCGCGTCGGTGCCGATGGCGTGGCTCCACCACACCAAGGCCGATCCGTCGAAGCTCAACGTCAACGGCGGCGCGATCGCACTCGGCCACCCGCTCGGCGCCTCGGGCACGAAGCTGATGGCGACGCTGGTCCACGAACTGCGCCGTCGCGGCGGCAAGTACGGGCTCCAGACGATGTGCGAGGGCGGCGGTGTCGCCAACGTCACGATCATCGAGAACGTCGACGCCTGA
- a CDS encoding nitroreductase, with product MRGYVDREVEPALLRELAVASARAATGGNIQPWHVDIVHGESMRRLKEIMAGKIERRESETPGYDIYPKEMDDLYRQRTFAIGEEMYGRLGIPREDKKARAIWFARNFQFFGAPAAYFVTVDRRMGPPQWADLGMYLQNLMLLAVEKGLATCPQECWAVFPETVERFLEVPAERMLFCGVAIGYEDTADKANLTRSARAPEEEWLREMA from the coding sequence GTGCGCGGATACGTCGACAGGGAGGTGGAACCGGCGCTGTTGCGCGAGCTGGCGGTCGCGTCGGCGCGCGCGGCGACGGGCGGCAACATCCAGCCGTGGCATGTCGACATCGTCCACGGCGAGTCGATGCGGCGGCTTAAGGAGATCATGGCGGGCAAGATCGAGCGCCGCGAGAGCGAGACGCCCGGATACGACATCTATCCCAAGGAGATGGACGACCTGTATCGGCAACGCACCTTTGCGATCGGCGAGGAGATGTACGGCCGGCTGGGCATCCCACGCGAGGACAAGAAGGCGCGCGCGATCTGGTTCGCGCGCAATTTCCAGTTCTTCGGCGCGCCCGCGGCCTATTTCGTCACGGTGGATCGTCGCATGGGGCCGCCGCAATGGGCGGATCTGGGGATGTATCTGCAGAATCTGATGCTGCTGGCCGTCGAAAAGGGGCTGGCGACGTGCCCGCAGGAGTGCTGGGCGGTGTTTCCGGAGACGGTCGAGCGCTTCCTGGAGGTGCCGGCGGAGCGGATGTTGTTCTGCGGCGTGGCGATCGGTTACGAGGATACCGCGGACAAGGCCAATCTGACGCGGTCGGCGCGCGCGCCGGAAGAGGAGTGGCTGCGCGAAATGGCATGA
- the gcvPA gene encoding aminomethyl-transferring glycine dehydrogenase subunit GcvPA, whose translation MRYLPLTSTDRTDMLSVIGASSIDDLFVDVPEAARLDGPIRDLPMHASEMAVERHMTALARQNMVAGEVPFFLGAGAYRHHVPASVDHLIQRGEFLTAYTPYQPEIAQGTLQMLFEFQTQVARLLGTDVANASMYDGSTACWEAIGMARRITRRGKAILSGGLHPHYVSVAKTMAKYTGDVLDTALPVLDAETDIDALIAKIDGDTSCVVVQYPDILGRIADLTPLADACHASKALLIAVVTEPVALGAIRAPGEMDADIVVGEGQSLGVGLQFGGPYVGLFGCKEKYVRQMPGRLCGETVDANGQRGFVLTLSTREQHIRREKATSNICTNSGLCALAFSIHMTLLGEAGLRRLAAINHAGACRAADRLAKVPGVTVVNDTFFNEFTLDLGREARPIVRDLADRGVLAGVSLGRLYPGEDALANGLVVAVTETTTQDDVEALATALQEALA comes from the coding sequence ATGCGCTACCTGCCTCTCACCTCCACCGACCGGACCGACATGCTTTCGGTCATCGGCGCGTCGTCGATCGACGACCTGTTCGTCGACGTGCCCGAGGCGGCGCGGCTCGACGGGCCGATCCGCGATTTGCCGATGCATGCCAGCGAGATGGCGGTGGAACGCCACATGACCGCGCTGGCGCGGCAGAACATGGTCGCGGGCGAGGTGCCGTTCTTCCTGGGGGCGGGCGCCTATCGCCATCACGTGCCCGCGAGCGTCGATCACCTGATCCAGCGCGGCGAGTTCCTGACCGCCTATACGCCCTACCAGCCCGAGATCGCGCAGGGCACGCTGCAGATGCTGTTCGAGTTCCAGACGCAGGTCGCGCGCCTGCTGGGGACCGACGTCGCGAACGCCAGCATGTACGACGGCTCCACTGCGTGCTGGGAGGCGATCGGCATGGCGCGGCGGATCACGCGGCGCGGCAAGGCGATCCTGTCGGGCGGGCTGCACCCGCATTACGTCTCGGTCGCGAAGACGATGGCGAAATACACCGGCGACGTGCTGGACACCGCGCTGCCGGTGCTGGACGCGGAGACGGATATCGACGCGCTGATCGCCAAGATCGACGGCGATACCTCGTGCGTGGTGGTGCAATATCCCGACATCCTGGGGCGTATCGCGGACCTGACGCCGCTGGCGGACGCGTGCCACGCCAGCAAGGCGCTGCTGATCGCGGTCGTGACCGAGCCGGTCGCGCTGGGCGCGATCCGCGCGCCCGGCGAGATGGACGCCGATATCGTCGTGGGCGAGGGGCAGTCGCTGGGCGTCGGCCTGCAGTTCGGCGGACCCTATGTCGGCCTGTTCGGCTGCAAGGAGAAATACGTCCGCCAGATGCCGGGGCGGCTGTGCGGCGAGACGGTCGACGCCAACGGGCAGCGCGGCTTCGTGCTGACGCTCTCCACCCGCGAGCAGCATATCCGGCGCGAGAAGGCGACCAGCAACATCTGCACCAATTCCGGGCTGTGCGCGCTGGCCTTCTCGATCCACATGACGCTGCTGGGCGAGGCGGGGCTGCGGCGGCTGGCGGCGATCAACCACGCCGGCGCGTGCCGCGCGGCGGACCGGCTGGCGAAGGTGCCGGGGGTGACGGTCGTCAACGACACCTTCTTCAACGAGTTCACGCTCGACCTGGGGCGCGAGGCGCGGCCGATCGTGCGCGATCTGGCGGATCGCGGCGTGCTGGCGGGCGTGTCGCTGGGGCGGCTGTACCCGGGCGAAGATGCCCTTGCGAACGGGCTGGTGGTCGCGGTGACCGAAACGACGACGCAGGACGATGTGGAGGCGCTGGCGACCGCGCTTCAGGAGGCACTGGCATGA
- a CDS encoding acyl-CoA thioesterase, giving the protein MARPTSDRLPLNRYPVRIVIPTRFQDLDAMGHINNVAFAALFEDARVRFNWSLGRLNRGDGFRAVVARNEVNYLAEGSYPEDVEIATGVGRIGTRSWDILAVMHQKDRAIATCDTTIVMTHPADGGIPDDFRARLAAMTLDDAAA; this is encoded by the coding sequence ATGGCGCGCCCCACCTCCGACCGGCTGCCGCTGAACCGATATCCGGTCCGCATCGTCATCCCGACCCGCTTCCAGGATCTGGATGCGATGGGTCATATCAACAACGTCGCCTTCGCCGCGCTCTTCGAGGATGCGCGCGTTCGCTTCAACTGGTCGCTCGGACGCCTGAACCGCGGCGATGGCTTCCGCGCGGTCGTGGCGCGCAACGAGGTCAATTACCTCGCGGAAGGCAGCTATCCGGAGGACGTGGAGATCGCGACCGGCGTCGGCCGGATCGGCACCCGTTCCTGGGACATATTGGCGGTGATGCACCAGAAGGATCGCGCGATCGCCACCTGCGACACGACGATCGTCATGACGCATCCCGCCGATGGCGGCATCCCCGACGATTTCCGCGCACGACTGGCAGCGATGACGCTCGACGACGCAGCCGCCTAG
- the gcvH gene encoding glycine cleavage system protein GcvH → MSRYFTEDHEWIDVDGDIGTVGISDYAQGQLGDIVFVEVPEDGRRIAKGDEAAVVESVKAASDVYSPVSGTVLEGNAALTDEPALVNSDPEGEGWFFKITLSDTAELEELMDEIAYEAFVAKL, encoded by the coding sequence ATGAGCCGCTATTTCACCGAGGATCATGAGTGGATCGACGTCGATGGCGACATCGGCACCGTCGGCATCAGCGATTATGCGCAGGGCCAGCTGGGCGACATCGTGTTCGTCGAAGTGCCCGAGGACGGCCGCCGCATCGCCAAGGGCGACGAAGCCGCGGTGGTGGAGTCGGTGAAGGCCGCCTCCGACGTCTATTCGCCGGTGTCTGGCACGGTGCTGGAGGGCAATGCCGCGCTGACCGACGAGCCGGCGCTGGTGAACAGCGATCCCGAGGGCGAGGGCTGGTTCTTCAAGATCACGCTGTCGGACACCGCCGAGCTGGAAGAGCTGATGGACGAGATCGCGTACGAGGCGTTCGTCGCGAAGCTGTAA